In one Thermodesulfobacteriota bacterium genomic region, the following are encoded:
- a CDS encoding DUF2283 domain-containing protein: MKVSYDDEVDVAYLELSDRVPDGAMELADGVILHTTKENEIVGIEIIDASARFPVQNLYRYELVEGSSRGKVHSPRER, translated from the coding sequence ATGAAGGTCAGCTATGACGACGAAGTGGACGTGGCCTACCTTGAGCTATCCGACCGTGTGCCGGACGGTGCGATGGAACTGGCAGACGGCGTCATTCTCCACACCACCAAGGAGAATGAAATCGTAGGGATTGAGATCATCGACGCCAGCGCGCGGTTCCCGGTGCAGAATCTCTACCGCTACGAGCTCGTGGAAGGATCGTCGCGAGGCAAGGTCCATTCCCCTCGGGAGAGGTGA